A region of Rattus rattus isolate New Zealand chromosome 7, Rrattus_CSIRO_v1, whole genome shotgun sequence DNA encodes the following proteins:
- the Dnaaf2 gene encoding protein kintoun produces the protein MAKTAASSALEDLDLSGEEVQRLTSAFQDPEFRRMFSDYAAEITDPENRRRYEEEITALERERGVEVRFVHPEPGHVLRTSLDGEHRCFLNVCSNSLVGAPSSRPGPGRGGTAAGSHWSLPYSLAPGRQYAGRNGNRYTVYDVVFHPEALALARSHERFREMLDATALEAVEQQFGVRLDRRNAKTLKIKYKGTPEAAVLRTPLPEGVRAQPEGELPGLLPYPPYPYRYPAAAESTARSPASPAPEAVQRPEPTEPRCSVVQRHHVDLQDYRCSRDAAPSTVPHELVVTIELPLLRSAERAELEVKGKLLCLDSRDPDYRLRLSLPYPVDDGRGRAQYNKARRQLVVTLPVALAVARQDFSTTPEGPTAETGTDNITCTSAGDLAGAREESADSTGADHGRKSCVVAPDAGAAKAEGELVPEAEQDFGGDSVTPLGSGEGTTPENRSLPYSAFQSGDAESLVERSGVYRDLSVQTSEEQEGTCHDTSGSDMGGPGTESIKPLCPPLQCNQDEDSLTLLIQVPGIQPQSLHGDLSPFSYELCFSTQDSGYSFTLQFAPENKLSTKEPEISISLNNAVIVLAKSPESHGLWREWYCGLNKDSLEERLFIDEENVNEFLEEVVRSPLKPSRSLSPPLIEVLQVTEEQIQIHAKLQECSDPDGLKGKEKGVKEECPLSEKENTEHSTTSTADSDSSVAVEGLKINTCGAVGLQHGCPDVPHVLSGKHLQPEAKMDPEFIRESSTAYSAEEKENIKEPVITKEKKIDGDHLSSLPNKTAVQNTHDFDTIKETNMQDGSVQIIKDHTTHCAFDFQNSLLYDLD, from the exons ATGGCCAAGACGGCAGCCTCCTCAGCGCTGGAAGACTTGGATCTGAGCGGAGAGGAGGTGCAACGGCTTACCTCCGCTTTTCAGGACCCAGAGTTCCGCCGAATGTTCTCCGACTACGCCGCGGAGATCACGGACCCTGAGAACCGGAGGCGCTACGAGGAGGAGATCACAGCATTGGAGCGGGAGCGTGGGGTGGAGGTGCGGTTCGTGCACCCTGAGCCGGGCCACGTGCTGCGTACCAGCCTAGACGGGGAGCACCGCTGCTTCCTCAACGTGTGCAGCAACTCACTGGTAGGCGCGCCCAGCAGCCGGCCGGGCCCCGGGCGTGGCGGCACGGCGGCGGGCAGCCACTGGTCCCTGCCCTATAGCCTGGCCCCGGGCCGCCAGTATGCGGGCCGCAACGGTAATCGCTATACCGTCTACGACGTGGTCTTCCACCCAGAAGCGCTTGCGCTGGCCAGGAGCCACGAGCGCTTCCGCGAAATGCTGGACGCCACGGCCCTGGAGGCGGTGGAGCAGCAGTTCGGCGTCAGGCTGGACCGCAGGAACGCCAAGACCCTGAAGATCAAGTACAAGGGGACGCCCGAGGCCGCAGTGCTCCGCACGCCCCTTCCCGAGGGCGTCCGGGCTCAGCCCGAGGGGGAGCTGCCAGGGCTTCTCCCGTACCCACCATACCCGTACCGCTATCCCGCGGCGGCGGAGAGCACCGCCCGCTCGCCCGCGTCCCCGGCTCCGGAGGCTGTGCAGCGCCCGGAGCCCACCGAACCGCGCTGCTCCGTGGTGCAGCGCCACCACGTGGACCTCCAGGATTACCGTTGCTCGCGCGACGCGGCCCCAAGTACCGTGCCGCACGAGCTGGTGGTCACcatcgagctgccgctgctgcgCTCGGCCGAGCGGGCGGAGCTGGAGGTGAAGGGGAAGCTGCTGTGCCTAGATTCCAGAGACCCCGACTACCGACTGCGGCTCTCCCTGCCGTACCCGGTGGACGACGGCCGCGGCAGGGCACAGTACAATAAGGCGCGGCGGCAGCTGGTCGTCACGCTGCCGGTGGCGCTGGCGGTCGCGCGCCAGGACTTCTCGACGACACCGGAAGGGCCTACGGCCGAGACCGGAACTGACAACATAACCTGCACTTCCGCGGGCGATCTTGCCGGGGCGCGGGAAGAGTCTGCAGATAGTACTGGAGCTGACCATGGGAGAAAGAGCTGTGTGGTAGCCCCAGATGCCGGGGCTGCAAAAGCTGAAGGGGAGCTCGTTCCCGAGGCGGAGCAGGACTTCGGAGGGGACTCAGTGACACCACTAGGCTCCGGGGAAGGGACAACTCCTGAGAACCGAAGCCTCCCTTATTCCGCTTTCCAGAGCGGCGACGCTGAATCCCTTGTGGAAAGATCGGGAGTGTACAGAGACCTCAGTGTCCAGACTAGTGAGGAGCAGGAGGGGACCTGCCACGACACCTCGGGCTCAGACATGGGTGGCCCGGGAACGGAGAGCATCAAACCCTTGTGCCCTCCTTTACAGTGTAATCAGGATGAAGACTCCTTGACTTTGCTCATCCAAGTGCCTGGGATTCAGCCGCAAAGTCTTCACGGGGATCTGAGTCCCTTCAGTTACGAACTGTGCTTCTCCACACAAGACTCAGGTTACTCCTTCACTTTGCAGTTTGCTCCGGAGAATAAGTTGAGTACCAAAGAACCTGAGATTAGCATTTCTTTAAACAATGCCGTCATAGTACTGGCAAAATCTCCAGAGAGCCACGGACTTTGGCGAGAGTGGTATTGTGGCTTGAACAAGGATTCTTTGGAG gaaagGTTGTTTATTGATGAAGAAAATGTTAATGAGTTTCTTGAAGAGGTCGTTCGCTCCCCACTGAAGCCATCGAGGTCTCTGTCCCCTCCACTGATTGAGGTTCTTCAGGTCACTGAGGAGCAGATTCAGATCCATGCGAAG TTGCAAGAATGTAGTGATCCTGATGGacttaaaggaaaggaaaaaggagtcAAAGAAGAATGTCCtctaagtgaaaaagaaaacactgaacatTCTACCACCTCTACAGCTGATTCGGATTCATCTGTAGCAGTTGAAGGACTAAAAATAAACACTTGTGGAGCTGTGGGCCTCCAACACGGCTGTCCTGATGTTCCTCATGTGCTGTCTGGAAAACATCTGCAACCAGAGGCAAAAATGGATCCTGAGTTTATAAGAGAAAGTAGTACTGCCTACTCAGCTGAggagaaggaaaatataaaagagcCAGTAATaactaaggagaaaaaaatagatgGAGATCACCTATCTTCATTACCGAACAAAACTGCAGTTCAAAACACACATGACTTTGACACTATAAAAGAAACCAATATGCAGGATGGTAGTGTGCAGATTATTAAAGACCACACAACTCATTGTGCATTCGATTTTCAGAATTCTTTGCTATATGATTTGGACTaa
- the Rpl36al gene encoding 60S ribosomal protein L36a-like translates to MVNVPKTRRTFCKKCGKHQPHKVTQYKKGKDSLYAQGKRRYDRKQSGYGGQTKPIFRKKAKTTKKIVLRLECVEPNCRSKRMLAIKRCKHFELGGDKKRKGQVIQF, encoded by the coding sequence ATGGTCAACGTACCTAAAACCCGAAGGACTTTCTGTAAGAAATGTGGCAAGCACCAGCCTCACAAAGTGACCCAGTATAAGAAGGGCAAGGATTCCCTGTATGCCCAAGGAAAGCGGCGCTACGACCGGAAGCAGAGTGGCTACGGCGGGCAAACAAAGCCAATTTTTCGAAAGAAGGCCAAAACCACAAAGAAGATTGTGCTCAGGCTTGAGTGTGTTGAGCCCAACTGCAGATCTAAGAGGATGCTGGCCATTAAGAGATGCAAGCATTTTGAACTGGGAGgcgacaagaagagaaagggtcAAGTGATCCAGTTCTAA
- the Mgat2 gene encoding alpha-1,6-mannosyl-glycoprotein 2-beta-N-acetylglucosaminyltransferase, which translates to MRFRIYKRKVLILTLVVAACGFVLWSSNGRQRKNDALAPPLLDSEPLRGAGHFAASVGIRRVSNDSAAPLVPAVPRPEVDNLTLRYRSLVYQLNFDQMLRNVDKDGTWSPGELVLVVQVHNRPEYLRLLIDSLRKAQGIREVLVIFSHDFWSAEINSLISSVDFCPVLQVFFPFSIQLYPSEFPGSDPRDCPRDLKKNAALKLGCINAEYPDSFGHYREAKFSQTKHHWWWKLHFVWERVKVLQDYTGLILFLEEDHYLAPDFYHVFKKMWKLKQQECPGCDVLSLGTYTTIRSFYGIADKVDVKAWKSTEHNMGLALTRDAYQKLIECTDTFCTYDDYNWDWTLQYLTLACLPKVWKVLVPQAPRIFHAGDCGMHHKKTCRPSTQSAQIESLLNNNKQYLFPETLVIGEKFPMAAISPPRKNGGWGDIRDHELCKSYRRLQ; encoded by the coding sequence ATGAGGTTCCGCATCTACAAACGGAAGGTGCTAATCCTGACGCTTGTGGTGGCCGCCTGCGGCTTCGTCCTCTGGAGTAGCAATGGGCGACAAAGGAAGAACGACGCCCTTGCCCCGCCGCTGCTGGACTCGGAGCCCCTACGGGGTGCGGGCCATTTCGCCGCGTCCGTAGGCATCCGCAGGGTTTCTAACGACTCGGCCGCTCCTCTGGTTCCCGCGGTCCCGCGGCCGGAGGTGGACAACCTAACGCTGCGGTACCGGTCCCTGGTGTACCAGTTGAACTTTGATCAGATGCTGAGGAATGTCGATAAAGACGGCACCTGGAGTCCGGGGGAGCTGGTGCTGGTGGTCCAAGTGCATAACAGGCCGGAATACCTCAGGCTGCTGATAGACTCGCTTCGAAAAGCCCAGGGTATTCGTGAAGTCCTAGTCATCTTTAGCCATGACTTCTGGTCGGCAGAGATCAACAGTCTGATCTCTAGTGTGGACTTCTGTCCGGTTCTGCAAGTGTTCTTTCCGTTCAGCATTCAGCTGTACCCGAGTGAGTTTCCGGGTAGTGATCCCAGAGATTGCCCCAGAGACCTGAAGAAGAATGCAGCTCTCAAGTTGGGGTGCATCAATGCCGAATACCCAGACTCCTTCGGCCATTACAGAGAGGccaaattctcacaaaccaaacaTCACTGGTGGTGGAAGCTGCATTTTGTATGGGAAAGAGTCAAAGTTCTTCAAGATTACACTGGCCTTATACTTTTCCTGGAAGAGGACCACTACTTAGCCCCAGACTTTTACCATGTCTTCAAAAAGATGTGGAAATTGAAGCAGCAGGAGTGTCCTGGGTGTGACGTCCTCTCTCTAGGGACCTACACCACCATTCGGAGTTTCTATGGTATTGCTGACAAAGTAGATGTGAAAGCTTGGAAATCGACAGAGCACAATATGGGGCTAGCCTTGACCCGAGATGCATATCAGAAGCTTATCGAGTGCACGGACACTTTCTGTACTTATGATGATTATAACTGGGACTGGACTCTTCAATATTTGACTCTAGCTTGTCTTCCTAAAGTCTGGAAAGTCTTAGTTCCTCAAGCTCCTAGGATTTTTCATGCTGGAGACTGTGGTATGCATCACAAGAAAACATGTAGGCCATCCACCCAGAGTGCCCAAATTGAgtcattattaaataataataaacagtacCTGTTTCCAGAAACTCTAGTTATCGGTGAGAAGTTTCCTATGGCAGCCATTTCCCCACCTAGGAAAAATGGAGGGTGGGGAGATATTAGGGACCATGAACTCTGTAAAAGTTATAGAAGACTGCAgtga